The window GAGCTCACCCCTTATCTGTACGTGCACTACGAGGACCGGGCCGTCCACCACTTCTTCTCGGTGGCCTGCGGGCTCGACTCGATGGTCGTCGGCGAGGGGCAGATCCTCGGCCAGATCAAGGACGCCCTCGCCACCGCGCAGGAACTGCACACGGCCGGGCGGCTGCTGAACGACCTCTTCCAGCAGGCGCTGCGGGTCGGCAAGCGCGCCCACTCCGAGACCGGCATCGACCGGGCCGGGCAGTCCCTGGTGACCTTCGGCCTGGAGCAGCTGTCGTCCGGCGCCCCGGTCGACGCCTGGCTCAAGGGCAAGCGGGCCCTGGTGATCGGCGCGGGCTCCATGTCCTCGCTCGCCGCGGCGACGCTCGCGCGGGCCGGGGTGGCCGAGCTGGTCGTCGCCAACCGGACGTTCGACCGGGCGGAGCGCCTCGCGGCCCTGCTCGCCGAGCAGTACGGACAACGCCCGGCGGAACAGGACGACGTGGACGTGCTGGCCCGCGCGGTACCGATGGAATCGGTACCGGACGAGCTGACACGTGCCGATGTCGTCGTGTCCTGCACCGGCGCGACCGGGCTCGTCCTGACGGCGGACCTCGTGGCCGAGGCCATCGAGGGCCGCACGGGCGCGCCCGCCGTGGAGCGCGCCGCCGACTCCGCCGCCCGACGGTCCGGACTTCCGCCCACCAGCGTCGGCAGCGAGGACGGCTGTCCGCTGGACCTGTCCGCCGTGCAGGGTTCCGCCGTGCAGGGCTCCACCGGCTTCTCCGTCATGGGGGAGGCCGCGGTGGCCGGCATGGACGCGGCCACCCTGGAACAGCACGCCGCCTGGGTGGACAACGGGACCGTCGACCGTCGCGAGGGCCGCCGCAGCACGCCCGAGATCGACACCGAGGCCGTCGCAGCCCTCGCCGCCGCCGCGGCCACCCTCGGGCGGGTGCCCGAGCGGCGTCGGCCCGAGCCCGTCGCCGAGGTGCCCCGGCCCCTCCCCGTACTCTCCCTGCTCGACCTCGCCATGCCCCGCGACATCGACGCGGCCGTGCACCGGCTGCTCGGGGTGCGGCTGGTCGACATCGAGTCCCTCGCCGAGGCGTCCGCGGACGCCCCGATGGCCGCCGACGTGGACCAGGTGCGGCGGATCGTCTCCGACGAGGTCGCCGCCTTCGACGCCGCTCAGCGGGCCGCGCACATCACGCCCACCGTCGTGGCGCTGCGCACCATGGCCGCCGATGTCGTGGCCGGCGAGATCGCCCGGCTCGACGGCCGGCTGCCCGGCCTCGACGACAAGCAGCGCGGCGAGATCACCCAGACCGTGCGACGCGTCGTGGACAAGCTCCTGCACGCGCCGACCGTACGGGTCAAGCAACTGGCCGCCGAGCCCGGCGGTGCCGGATACGCGGACGCGCTGCGGACCCTGTTCGACCTGGACCCCGAGACGGTCGCCGCCGTCTCCCGGGCCGACGACAACAGCCGGGATGACGACAGCGCCGCTCCTGGCGGTCTGGACTTCGGCCGCGAGAACTTTGACAGCAACAATTTCGAGAGCGCCGAGAACCGAGGGCGAGCATGAATGGGCAAGCACTGAGACTGGGGACCAGGCGGAGCAAACTCGCCATGGCCCAGTCCCGGCAGGTGGCGGATGCCGTGAGCCAGGTGACCGGGCGATCCGTCGAGCTTGTGGAGATCACGACCTACGGGGACACGTCCCGCGAGCAGCTCGCGCAGATCGGCGGCACGGGGGTCTTCGTGACCGCCCTGCGCGACGCGCTCCTGAGCGGTGAGGTCGACTTCGCCGTCCACTCCCTCAAGGACCTGCCGACCGCGCAGCCCGACAATCTGGTGCTGGCCGCGGTGCCGGTGCGCGAGGACCCGCGCGACGTGCTGATCGCCCGCGACGGGCGCACCTTCGCGCAACTGCCCGACGGGGCACGGATCGGAACCGGTTCGCCGCGTCGCATGGCCCAGCTGAACGCGTACGCGCGGGACCACGGCATGACGATAGAGACCGTCGCGATCCGTGGGAACGTCGATACGCGGATCGGGTACGTGCGCAAGGGCGAGCTCGATGGTGTGGTGCTCGCCGCCGCCGGACTGAAGCGGATGGGACGGGTCGGGGACGTCACCGACTTCCTGCCCGTCGACACGATTTTGCCCGCCCCCGGCCAGGGGGCCCTCGCGATCGAGTGTGCCGCGGACAACGCGGACCTCGTCGCTGCGCTCGCCGAGCTCGACGACCCGTTCACCCGGGCCGCCGTGACCGCCGAGCGGTCCCTGCTCGCCGCCCTGGAGGCCGGCTGCAGTGCACCTGTGGGTGCGCTCGCCGACCTTCTGGCCGACGGGCAGATTGTCAAGGAAATGCGCCTGCGCGGCGTCGTCGGCACGACCGACGGCTCGACGCTGGTGCAGTTGTCCACCACCGGTCCCGTGCCCGAGACACATGACCAAGCAATGGCGCTCGGCCGTGAACTCGCCGCCGAGATGCTTGCCAAGGGCGCGGCCGGTCTGATGGGGGAGCGAGCACATTGAGCCCCACCACCCTTCCCGCCGGCCTCGAACACGGGCACGTCACCTTCCTCGGTGCCGGACCCGGGGATCCGGGACTGCTGACTCTGCGCGCCGTCGAGGCGCTGGCGAACGCGGATGTCCTGGTCGCCGAACCCGAAGTGATCGACGTCGTCCGCACGCACGCCAGACGAAACGTCACCGTGCTCGACACCGATTCGGGCCCGAGCCCGGACACGCCTCAGCTAACGGTAGTTGACGGTGCGTCAACCACCACTGGCGTCCCCGCGTCGAAGGACGCGGCCAATATTGTCATGGAGGCCGCGAGGGGTGGCAGGCGGGTCGTCCGTGCCGTCTCGGGCGACCCCGGACTTGATGCGTACGCAGCCGAGGAGATGCTCGCCTGCGCCGCCGCGGGTGTGCCCTTCGAGGTCGTGCCCGGTGTCGCCGCCGCCGTCGGTGTGCCCGCCTACGCGGGTGTTCCGTTGCGGGACGCCCAGGGTGCGGACGTGCGGTTCGTGGACGCCCGTACGGCGTCCACGCGCTGCTGGACCGAGGTCGGGGCGTCCGACGGGACCGTTGTCGTCTCGGCGACTCTTGATTCCGTGGGTGCCGCGGCCGGGGAGCTTGTCGCCTCGGGGCGCAAGCCCGATACGCCCATGACCGTCACTGTCGCCGGTACCACCACGCGTCAGCGGACCTGGGCCGCGACGCTCGGGACCATCGCGCAGACGCTGAAGCAGGCCAAGGTGCTGCCCTCGCCCGATGGCGGGCGGCCGGTGATAGCCGTGGTCGGTGAGCGTTCAGCCGCCGCCCAGCGCGACCAGTTGTCGTGGTTCGAGTCCAAGCCGCTGTTCGGCTGGAAGGTGCTCGTGCCGCGTACGAAGGAGCAGGCGGCTTCGCTCTCCGACCAGCTGCGGTCGTACGGGGCCGTGCCGCACGAGGTGCCGACGATCGCCGTCGAGCCGCCGCGGACGCCCCAGCAGATGGAGCGGGCCGTGAAGGGGCTCGTGACCGGGCGGTACGAGTGGATCGCCTTCACGTCGGTGAACGCGGTCAAGGCCGTGCGGGAGAAGTTCGAGGAGTACGGGCTCGATGCTCGGGCCTTTGCCGGGATCAAGGTCGCCGCGGTGGGGGAGCAGACCGCCAAGGCGTTGGTCGCCTTCGGTGTGAAGCCGGATCTGGTGCCCAGTGGGGAGCAGTCGGCTGCCGGGTTGCTGGAGGACTGGCCGCCCTACGATCCCGTTTTTGATCCGATCGATCGGGTGTTTCTGCCTCGGGCCGATATCGCCACGGAGACGTTGGTGGCCGGGCTGATCGAGCTTGGGTGGGAGGTTGATGACGTTACGGCCTATCGGACTGTGCGCGCCTCGCCTCCGCCTGCGGAGACTCGGGAGGCGATCAAGGGGGGTGGGTTCGACGCCGTTCTCTTCACGTCGTCCTCGACTGTGCGGAACCTCGTGGGTATTGCCGGGAAGCCTCACAACGTGACCGTCATCGCCTGTATCGGGCCTGCCACGGCCAAGACGGCCGAGGAGCATGGGCTGCGGGTCGATGTCATGGCTCCTGAGCCGTCCGTGCATCGGCTGGCCGAGGCCTTGGCGGACTTCGGGCTTCGTCGGCGGGCTGCGGCTCTTGAGGCCGGGGATCCTGTTACTCGGCCCAGCGAGCGGCGGCCCGGGTCTCGGCGGCGGCGTACTACGTAGTTGATGTAGTCGATGTAGGTGTTTGGCAGCGCGTCGTGGTCCCTTGGTGGGGGTGCGGCGCGTTGTCGTGTGCGGCGCCGAGTGTGTTGCGTTGTCTTTTGAGCGCGGGCCGTGCGTCCTTGGGTGCGGGGCCGTTCTTGGTTATGCCGCTGGTGGTATCGCGTGGCCGTAGCGGAGGAGGTTTGCCGGGTCGTGGGTGGCCTTGGTTTGTTGGAGGTGCTTGTAGATCTCCGGGGTCCAGGCTCGGGCTCGGTCCGCTTCCGTGCCGGGGGTGCCGTGGATGTTGACCATGGTGTGGCCCGTGCCGTAGGGGGCCATTGCTTGTTGCAGGGCTGTCGTGGCTTCCTCTACTGCTTCTGCGGTTTTTGGGTCGGGCAGGATTGCCACTGATTCCAGGAAGTACGTTGCGTCCCGGGCGCAGACCGCGTCCTGTACGCGGGCGGGGCGGGACAGGGCGCCGCCCATGTGGCGGAGTTCGACCAGGAGGAGGGGGCAGTCCTTGGCTGTGGGGCCCACCTGGTCGAGGAAGGTCTGGATGGCTTCCGGGGTCAGGTCGTTGAGCAGGGCGCACGATTCTCTTGCGGGGAGCGGGTCCTGGGGTTCCGCGTAGATCTCGTCCACCGCCGTGTAGTCCATCGGCGCGATGGTGTCGATCACCGGTGGTGCGGCTGCGCGTATGGGGGCCAGGAGGCGGTCGCCCTCTGTTGGGTCGCCTGTCCAGGCGACTGCTATTCGGGACCAGAAGCCGCCGCGCAGGGGTTCCGGGATCTGGGGGAGGGGCGGGAGGCGTAGCAGGCTGAATGCCGTGCACATCTCCTGAGGGAGGGTCCGTGTCCAGGTCGCGTACGCGTTGAGCAGGGGCTCCGCGTCCTTGCCCGCGCAGTAGATCGCGCCGCCGAGGATGCGGGTGAGCGGGATCAGGTCGGTGACCAGGGATGTCACGACGCCGACGTTGCCCTTGCCGCCGCGCAGGGCCCGGAACAGGTCGGGCTCGTGGGTCGCGTCGGTCTCGTGCAGGACTCCGTCGGGGGTCACCACCTGGAAGGAGCGGACCAGGTCGGACGCGTAGCCGTAGGTCCGGCCCAGGACCGGCAGGCCGCCGCCCAGCGTGTAGCCGATCACGCCCACGTCGGTCGAGGAGCCGTTGAGCGCGGCCAGGCCGTGGGGTGCGGCCGCCTCCAGGACGTCCCGCCATTTCGCTCCGGCGGACACCGTCGCGGTGCGTTCGGCCGGGTCGATCCGTACGTCCGTCATGCGGCCGGTGTTGATCAGCAGGCCGTCGTCGATGGGGAAGTTCGCGCCGTGGCCCGTCGCCTGGACCGAGACGGGGGTGCCTGTCGCCGTTGCCCAGCGCAGTGCCGCGACGATGTCGTCCGTTCCCGTTGCCCCGATCACGATGTCCGGTGCGTGGCGCTGCGCGAGGTTGAAGCCCGTGACCTCCGCTGTGTACGCCTCGTCGTCGGGTCTCAGGACCGGGCCCCGGATCTCCGAGAGGGCGAAGAGGTCGGGTGTGGTGGGGGTGTGGTGCGCCGTCGTCATCGCGTCCTCCTGCGCGGAGATGCCGTCGGGGTCCTGTCCCTTGTTCCACCAGCTTGCGCCCGGGGCGTCCCGGGCGCATGTGGGGCGGTGTGGAGGGCCCTGCGGCACCGACGGCTTGTTGGCAAAGGGGGGTCCGGGGCGGGCGTAGCGTTGGTGTATGACGACGTACGGATCCTTCCCGGGCAGCCGGCCGCGGCGGCTGCGGACCACCCCTGTGATGCGGCGCATGGTCGCCGAGACCCGGCTGCATCCCGCTGACTTCATCCTCCCGGCGTTCGTGCGTGAGGGAGTGTCCGAGCCCGTGCCGATCTCGGCGATGCCGGGCGTCGTGCAGCACACCCGGGACAGTCTGAAGAAGGCTGCCGCGGAGGCCGTGGCGGCGGGGATCTCCGGGATCATGCTGTTCGGTGTTCCGGAGGAGTCCAAGAAGGACGCGGTGGGGACTCCGGGGACCGATCCGGAGGGGATTCTGCAGGTCGCCCTCAGGGATGTGCGGGCCGAGGTCGGCGACGAGCTGCTGGTGATGTCCGATCTGTGTCTTGATGAGACCACTGACCATGGGCATTGCGGGGTCTTGGACGATCAGGGTCGCGTCGACAACGACGCGACCCTTGAGCGGTATGCCGAGATGGCCCAGGTACAGGCCGACGCCGGGGCCCATGTGGTGGGCCCCAGCGGGATGATGGACGGCCAGATCGGGGTCGTACGCGATGCTCTCGACCAGATCGGGCGGGAGGACGTGGCCATCCTGGCCTACACCGTCAAGTACTCCTCCGCCTTCTTCGGGCCCTTCCGGGAGGCCGTCGGCTCCTCTTTGAAGGGCGACCGCAAGACCTATCAGCAGGATCCCGCCAACGCGCGTGAGTCCCTGCGGGAGCTGGCCCTCGATCTGGAGGAGGGGGCCGACATGGTGATGGTCAAGCCGGCCGGCCCGTACCTCGACATCCTCGCGCGGGTCGCGGACGCCGTGCACGTGCCGGTGGCGGCCTACCAGATTTCCGGTGAGTACTCGATGGTCGAGGCCGCCGCCGAGAAGGGGTGGATCGACCGGGACAAGGCGATCCTGGAGACGCTCACCGGGATCAAGCGGGCCGGCGCCCAGAACATCCTCACGTACTGGGCGACCGAGGTGGCGCAGAAGCTGCGCTGAGCCCGCCGGCTCACCAGGTGAGGGCGTCCGCCATCGTCTGCTGCCAGTACGTGACGGCGATCGAGTCGTCCACGTACATGCCCTTGGCGGGCAGCGACGGCTTCGACGCGGCTCCCGAGTCCTTCAGGTAGACCGCGAGCGACTTGGCCGTGTAGCCGTTGGAGCCGCTGCCGTCCGCCGCGGAGAGGCGCACGCCCGCGTAGCCCGACTCGCCCGGGGCCAGCGTGACCACCGCCTGTGGCTGGGACTCCTCCATGACCGGCGGGACCGACTGCGCCTCACCGAAGCGGACAGCCGGGTAGCCGATCACGTTGCAGTTCTTCGAGCCGGTGTTGGTGACGGTGAGGAGAAGGTGGTTCAGGGGGCGGGCGACCACCGTGGCCGTCATACGGGTGTTGGCGGAGGTGCAGGGCGTACGGGTGGGGCCGGGGTCCTGCGAGTCCGACGACTTCGACGAGTCCGAGGAGCCCGTCGAACCCGACGAGTTCTGCGCGCCCTTCCCGTCCTTGGGCTTGGAGTTCGAGTCCGACGAGGACCCCGCCTGTCCCGCGTCCGTGGTCGTCTCCTTGTTCTTCTGCGACCCGGACGTCGGCGTGGACGACGGCTGGGACGTGGCGCCCGCCGACGCGCCCTCGTCACGTACGCCCTCTCCGTTGTTGCAGGCCGTCAGTGTCAGCGTGGCGACGGCGAGCGCTGCGGCGGCGAGGACACGGGTGCGGGTGGTGCGAGCGGACATGGGTGATCCCCCTGATGCGGTACGGCTGTTGGTGCAGGCCGCTCGACCGAGTGACGGGAGCGGCGTGCTTGGATGGCCCAAGCTTGTGCGGCGACCCGTCCCGGCCGCCACACCTGCCGGGGTTTCCGGGACGCCGGAACGCTCGTAACGGCTCTGACCTGGGGGAACGACCTTCCCCTGGAACGCTGGTCCGGGACATGGGAGACGGAGGAACGGTGGCGGGGGACGAGTTCTCGGAGCTCTTGGGACAGTTGAAGGAGCGGTCCGGGCTCAGTTACGGGGTGCTCGGGAAGCGGCTTCACACGAGTACGTCCACGCTTCACCGGTATGTCAACGGGGATGCCGTGCCGACGGACTACGCGCCCGTGGAGCGGTTCGCCCGCGCCTGCAAGGCCTCTCCGGAGGAACTGGTGGAGCTGCATCGGCGGTGGGTTCTCGCGGATGCGCGGCGGGGGCAGAAGGCGGGGGAGGGGGCGGCCGGTGAGTCGTCCGTGTCGGAGGCTTCTGTCGACGCGGTCGCCGGTGGCGATGTCGTCGGCTCAGGAGGGCCCGAGGCCGAGCGTGGAGAGGCGGCGGACGCTCCTGTCGCGCGGCGGCGGCGTACCGTCGTGCTCGCCGGTGCCGCCGTGGCCGCCGCGATCGTGTCGGCCGCCCTCGTGGTGAATCTCGTGCCGGGCAAGAGCGACGACGGCGAGGGCGGGAAGCAGTCCGTGGGGGCCGCCGCCCAGACCGTCGACGACAGTCCCGGGGCCAGTGAGTCCGGCGCCGCGAAGCGCAGGTCGGCTTCGCCGTCCGCATCCCGCAGCGGTACTCCCACGGCGTCCTCCTCCGCCTCCCGGAGCGCCGGTGCCGGTGCCGGGGCCGCGCAGGACTCCGGGGCGAAGGAGAGTGCCTCCGCGCCGACCGTCGCCGTCAATCCGTACAAGTGGGATTCCCCGTGCAGTCAGCACTACCTCGTCGACCGGAAGCCCGAGCAGGTGCCTCCGCCGCCGAGCGAGTCGGACGCGCGCGGGTGGGTCTCCGCGCTCGGCGGGGTCGCCGGCGGGCAGCAGATGCTCGCGCTGACCGTGCAGGGCACCGGGAAGGCCACCGTCGTCCTGGAGGCGCTGCATGTGCGGGTGGTGGAGAAGAGCGCGCCGCTCGCCTGGAACGACTTCGAGATGGGCGTCGGGTGCGGTGGCGGGGTGGAGACCACGTCGTTCGGCGTGAACCTCGACGCGGGGCGGCCCGCGACCTCGCCCAAGGCCGGACAGCGCGACTTCCCGTACAAGGTGAGCGAGTCCGACCCCGAGGTCTTCTACATCTTCGCGGACGCCCGGACGCACAACGTGAGCTGGTATCTGGAGCTCGACTGGTCCAGCGGGACGAAGCAGGGCACCGTGCGCGTCGACGACAAGGGGCAGCCCTTCCGGACCAGCGGGAACGTGGGGCGGCCCGCGTACAACTACCCGCTCGGTGACTCCGAATGGGGGCGGAACGAGTACGAGCCCGACATTCCGGGCTGAGTGTCTCTCCTTTCCCGGTCGGGGCACCATCAAGTCACCCCGAGAGTTAGGTTGTTGCTCGTTTAATGACGCGACTCTCCAGGGAGAGGCTTCCATGCCCGGTGACGCTCTCAGCCAGGACCCCGCAGAGCTGAGAAGGAGGATCGACACCACCAAGGCACACCCGGCACGTGTCTACGACGTCTTCCTCGGGGGCAAGGACAACTACGAGGTCGACCGGGCCGCTGCCGCCGCCGCGCTCACGGCCAACCCGCGCGGCTACCTGGACGTCCGGCACAACCGCGACTTCCTGCGCCGGGCCGTGAACTCGCTGACGGGCGAAGAGGGCATCCGGCAGTACCTGGACATCGGTACGGGGCTGCCGACCCAGGAGAACGTCCACCAGATCGCCCAGCGCCTCGCCCCCGACTCCCGGGTCGTGTACGTGGACAACGACCCGGTCGTTCTCGCCCATGCGCGCGCCCTGCTCACCAGCGGGCCCGAGGGCCGGACCGACTACATCGACGCCGACTTCGAGAACCCGGCCCAGATCCTCGAAGCGGCCTCGAAGACCCTCGACTTCGACCAGCCGGTCGCCCTCGCGCTCGTGGCGATCCTGCACTTCGTCGAGGACGACAGGGCCTACCCGATCGTGCGCGAGCTGATCGACGCCCTGCCCTCGGGCAGCCGGCTCGTGCTCAGCCATCTCACCGAGGACCTCAACCCCGAGAACATCCGCGCGGTCCAGCGGACGTACACCGAGCGCGGTTTCACCTTCGTGCTGCGCTCGAAGGCGGAGGTCGAGCGGTTCCTCACCGAGAACGGCCTGGAGGTCGACGAGCCCGGCGTGGTCCCCGCCCACCACTGGCGGCCCGACAACGCGGCGCCCGTCCCCGAGCAGCCCGAGCCCGGCTACTTCGACGGCCTCGACGACATCGAGAAGGTCAGGTACCGCGACATCAACGACGTGACGGACGCGGACATCAACGTGTACGCGGTCACGGGCCGCAAGCCCTGAGCCCTCATGGCGGCCCGGAGTTCCGGGCCGTCCGGCTCAGTCCCACCAGAACGTCCAGGAGTGTGCGCCGAGCACCTCTTGCTCGGCGTACGCCCGCAGGGAGCCGTGGCCGCTCTGCTCGATGTTGTCCGGGCAGAACGCGTAGTGCTCGGCGGCGACCGCCTCCGCCTCGGCCGGGGTCCGGGGCGGGGCCGCGACCGAGACGACCAGCTGGTCGTAGGTCATCGCCACGATCCGTATCCCGAAGCGGTCCTCCCAGGAGCGGAGGACCGCGCACAGCGGTGCCACGTCGTCCAGGTGGTTGACCGGGCCGCACCAGCCGACGGCCGCCGGGATGTCCGCGCTGCGGCGGGCCGGCACGAGGGCGAGGTGCGCCCGCTCCAGCCAACTCCCGCCGCCGGTGAGGGAGTCGGCCACCTCGGTCGCCCGCTCGTCCGGGTCGGCGCCGGCCGGGCCCGCCGGGGCGAGGCCCGGCCAGTCGGCGTCCTCCGCCTCGGCCGCGAACTCCTCCCAGAGGTCCGCCAGTACCTCCTCCGCGTCGTGGTCGCCCGGATACGACGCGAGGTCGGGGTCCAGCTCCCACTTGTCCGGGTGGGGTTCGCTGTCCGCGTCGGCGCCGAGCAGCACCGGATGCAGGCCCGCCGTGCGGCGCGCGGACGCCAGCCGCAGCCAGTCGCCCGGCGCCGCCGGAGCGTCGGCCCGCCACAGCAGCGGTTCGTCCCAGGGGCCGTCGACCGTCGTGTCGAGCAGCGTCCCGGGCGGGAGGTCGAGACCGAGCGAGCGGCCGGTCGGGTCGGCCGCCAGCGTCGGCAGCTGGTTCGGAAGAGTCGCCATGCCCGTGACTCTAGGACCCGGCACTGACAACGCCCGCGGGGGCCGTCAGTCGGTGCCGAACCATGTCTCGGCGAGCGCGTCCAGGGTCGGCTCCGGCGGCTCGGGCAGCATGCGCATATAGCCGGGGAGGTTGCTGTAGACGTGCAGCAGCGCGTACGCCATGAGCGTGTGCGGGTCGATCGGCGGGCACCCGTAGGCGTCGTAGAACCGCTTCAGCAGCCTGCGGTCCCCGCACGAGATGAACAGCCCGACGCCCACGAAGTCGTACGCCGGATCGCCGACCATCGCCGGCTCGAAGTCGAACAGGCCCGTCAGTCGCCAGCCGTCCGGGTCCACGGTCAGATGCTGGCGCATGAACTCCGTGTGCAGCAGTACGCGCCGGGCCGGAGGGACCAGCGGCACCGAGCTCAGGAACCACGGGATCTGCTCCAGCCAGAGGTCCGACAGGCCGGCCTCGCGCTGCTGCTCCACCGCGTTCGCCCGCTGGGCGTCGACGAACAGGCCCCAGTCGGAGGGGCCGATCGAGCCCGCGAGCGGCGCCGCGTTCAGCGCGTGCAGCGCAGCGAGGGTCTCGCCGGCCTCCGTGACGATTCGGTCCTGCTCCGCCGCCGGAATCCGCGGCCACGCGTCGGCGAGGCTCTCGCCGGGCAGCCGGGACATCAGGACGAACGACCAGCCGTTCTTGTACGCCCCCGCCGAGTACACCTGCGGCGTCGGAACCGGCAGCCTGCCGTACACATGGCTCAGTACCCGCTCCTCGCGCCTGGCGTCGATCTTCTCGAAGGCGGGGAACAGCTTGACGACGTGCGCGGCACCGACGGAGTACACCGGCAGGGAACCCTCGATGAAGCGGATCAGCGGCTTCACGGCCACCCCGAGGCG is drawn from Streptomyces liliifuscus and contains these coding sequences:
- the hemB gene encoding porphobilinogen synthase; translated protein: MTTYGSFPGSRPRRLRTTPVMRRMVAETRLHPADFILPAFVREGVSEPVPISAMPGVVQHTRDSLKKAAAEAVAAGISGIMLFGVPEESKKDAVGTPGTDPEGILQVALRDVRAEVGDELLVMSDLCLDETTDHGHCGVLDDQGRVDNDATLERYAEMAQVQADAGAHVVGPSGMMDGQIGVVRDALDQIGREDVAILAYTVKYSSAFFGPFREAVGSSLKGDRKTYQQDPANARESLRELALDLEEGADMVMVKPAGPYLDILARVADAVHVPVAAYQISGEYSMVEAAAEKGWIDRDKAILETLTGIKRAGAQNILTYWATEVAQKLR
- a CDS encoding FAD-binding oxidoreductase, producing MTTAHHTPTTPDLFALSEIRGPVLRPDDEAYTAEVTGFNLAQRHAPDIVIGATGTDDIVAALRWATATGTPVSVQATGHGANFPIDDGLLINTGRMTDVRIDPAERTATVSAGAKWRDVLEAAAPHGLAALNGSSTDVGVIGYTLGGGLPVLGRTYGYASDLVRSFQVVTPDGVLHETDATHEPDLFRALRGGKGNVGVVTSLVTDLIPLTRILGGAIYCAGKDAEPLLNAYATWTRTLPQEMCTAFSLLRLPPLPQIPEPLRGGFWSRIAVAWTGDPTEGDRLLAPIRAAAPPVIDTIAPMDYTAVDEIYAEPQDPLPARESCALLNDLTPEAIQTFLDQVGPTAKDCPLLLVELRHMGGALSRPARVQDAVCARDATYFLESVAILPDPKTAEAVEEATTALQQAMAPYGTGHTMVNIHGTPGTEADRARAWTPEIYKHLQQTKATHDPANLLRYGHAIPPAA
- the hemC gene encoding hydroxymethylbilane synthase; amino-acid sequence: MNGQALRLGTRRSKLAMAQSRQVADAVSQVTGRSVELVEITTYGDTSREQLAQIGGTGVFVTALRDALLSGEVDFAVHSLKDLPTAQPDNLVLAAVPVREDPRDVLIARDGRTFAQLPDGARIGTGSPRRMAQLNAYARDHGMTIETVAIRGNVDTRIGYVRKGELDGVVLAAAGLKRMGRVGDVTDFLPVDTILPAPGQGALAIECAADNADLVAALAELDDPFTRAAVTAERSLLAALEAGCSAPVGALADLLADGQIVKEMRLRGVVGTTDGSTLVQLSTTGPVPETHDQAMALGRELAAEMLAKGAAGLMGERAH
- a CDS encoding helix-turn-helix domain-containing protein, which codes for MGDGGTVAGDEFSELLGQLKERSGLSYGVLGKRLHTSTSTLHRYVNGDAVPTDYAPVERFARACKASPEELVELHRRWVLADARRGQKAGEGAAGESSVSEASVDAVAGGDVVGSGGPEAERGEAADAPVARRRRTVVLAGAAVAAAIVSAALVVNLVPGKSDDGEGGKQSVGAAAQTVDDSPGASESGAAKRRSASPSASRSGTPTASSSASRSAGAGAGAAQDSGAKESASAPTVAVNPYKWDSPCSQHYLVDRKPEQVPPPPSESDARGWVSALGGVAGGQQMLALTVQGTGKATVVLEALHVRVVEKSAPLAWNDFEMGVGCGGGVETTSFGVNLDAGRPATSPKAGQRDFPYKVSESDPEVFYIFADARTHNVSWYLELDWSSGTKQGTVRVDDKGQPFRTSGNVGRPAYNYPLGDSEWGRNEYEPDIPG
- a CDS encoding DUF4232 domain-containing protein — its product is MSARTTRTRVLAAAALAVATLTLTACNNGEGVRDEGASAGATSQPSSTPTSGSQKNKETTTDAGQAGSSSDSNSKPKDGKGAQNSSGSTGSSDSSKSSDSQDPGPTRTPCTSANTRMTATVVARPLNHLLLTVTNTGSKNCNVIGYPAVRFGEAQSVPPVMEESQPQAVVTLAPGESGYAGVRLSAADGSGSNGYTAKSLAVYLKDSGAASKPSLPAKGMYVDDSIAVTYWQQTMADALTW
- a CDS encoding glutamyl-tRNA reductase, with protein sequence MSLLVVGLSHRSAPVSVLERAALSADAQIKLLQDTVAAEPAAEAAVLATCNRIELYADVDKFHAGVAELSTLLAQHSGVGLEELTPYLYVHYEDRAVHHFFSVACGLDSMVVGEGQILGQIKDALATAQELHTAGRLLNDLFQQALRVGKRAHSETGIDRAGQSLVTFGLEQLSSGAPVDAWLKGKRALVIGAGSMSSLAAATLARAGVAELVVANRTFDRAERLAALLAEQYGQRPAEQDDVDVLARAVPMESVPDELTRADVVVSCTGATGLVLTADLVAEAIEGRTGAPAVERAADSAARRSGLPPTSVGSEDGCPLDLSAVQGSAVQGSTGFSVMGEAAVAGMDAATLEQHAAWVDNGTVDRREGRRSTPEIDTEAVAALAAAAATLGRVPERRRPEPVAEVPRPLPVLSLLDLAMPRDIDAAVHRLLGVRLVDIESLAEASADAPMAADVDQVRRIVSDEVAAFDAAQRAAHITPTVVALRTMAADVVAGEIARLDGRLPGLDDKQRGEITQTVRRVVDKLLHAPTVRVKQLAAEPGGAGYADALRTLFDLDPETVAAVSRADDNSRDDDSAAPGGLDFGRENFDSNNFESAENRGRA
- a CDS encoding DUF4253 domain-containing protein, coding for MATLPNQLPTLAADPTGRSLGLDLPPGTLLDTTVDGPWDEPLLWRADAPAAPGDWLRLASARRTAGLHPVLLGADADSEPHPDKWELDPDLASYPGDHDAEEVLADLWEEFAAEAEDADWPGLAPAGPAGADPDERATEVADSLTGGGSWLERAHLALVPARRSADIPAAVGWCGPVNHLDDVAPLCAVLRSWEDRFGIRIVAMTYDQLVVSVAAPPRTPAEAEAVAAEHYAFCPDNIEQSGHGSLRAYAEQEVLGAHSWTFWWD
- a CDS encoding SAM-dependent methyltransferase produces the protein MPGDALSQDPAELRRRIDTTKAHPARVYDVFLGGKDNYEVDRAAAAAALTANPRGYLDVRHNRDFLRRAVNSLTGEEGIRQYLDIGTGLPTQENVHQIAQRLAPDSRVVYVDNDPVVLAHARALLTSGPEGRTDYIDADFENPAQILEAASKTLDFDQPVALALVAILHFVEDDRAYPIVRELIDALPSGSRLVLSHLTEDLNPENIRAVQRTYTERGFTFVLRSKAEVERFLTENGLEVDEPGVVPAHHWRPDNAAPVPEQPEPGYFDGLDDIEKVRYRDINDVTDADINVYAVTGRKP
- a CDS encoding bifunctional uroporphyrinogen-III C-methyltransferase/uroporphyrinogen-III synthase, with translation MSPTTLPAGLEHGHVTFLGAGPGDPGLLTLRAVEALANADVLVAEPEVIDVVRTHARRNVTVLDTDSGPSPDTPQLTVVDGASTTTGVPASKDAANIVMEAARGGRRVVRAVSGDPGLDAYAAEEMLACAAAGVPFEVVPGVAAAVGVPAYAGVPLRDAQGADVRFVDARTASTRCWTEVGASDGTVVVSATLDSVGAAAGELVASGRKPDTPMTVTVAGTTTRQRTWAATLGTIAQTLKQAKVLPSPDGGRPVIAVVGERSAAAQRDQLSWFESKPLFGWKVLVPRTKEQAASLSDQLRSYGAVPHEVPTIAVEPPRTPQQMERAVKGLVTGRYEWIAFTSVNAVKAVREKFEEYGLDARAFAGIKVAAVGEQTAKALVAFGVKPDLVPSGEQSAAGLLEDWPPYDPVFDPIDRVFLPRADIATETLVAGLIELGWEVDDVTAYRTVRASPPPAETREAIKGGGFDAVLFTSSSTVRNLVGIAGKPHNVTVIACIGPATAKTAEEHGLRVDVMAPEPSVHRLAEALADFGLRRRAAALEAGDPVTRPSERRPGSRRRRTT